The following are encoded in a window of Syngnathoides biaculeatus isolate LvHL_M chromosome 3, ASM1980259v1, whole genome shotgun sequence genomic DNA:
- the LOC133497771 gene encoding gastrula zinc finger protein XlCGF57.1-like: protein MCAKCVKEEDEETRCDTEKEDEPQRHILEAAGSRAADISQKCVGPELQVRDAPHVKEEHEEPAVTAFPLNVIVKSEEDDEEEGDGDHCGGSRADGLVPPLSDNKAPRSSGADADKHAEARVRCHNDNKRWKCSQCGKTFSSNSGLKEHVRIHTGEKPFACLVCGKTFTQKGHLGTHARTHTGEKPFSCSVCGVIYARKILLINHMRTHTGEKPFFCTVCGKRFAGKENLRIHMRTHSVEKPFACPICDKRFSGKGNLQTHIRTHSGEKPFPCSVCGQRFSEKGNLRRHRRTHIVEKPFACSVCGKRFTQKVHLGTHARIHTGEKPFSCSDCDKSFTIKRSLIRHARTHTGEKPFACSVCGKRFSLKAHLRAHTRTHTGERPFSCLVCGKSFSQKGNLEAHARTHTGEKPFSCSVCNLTFIDATGLVQHMRTHTGEKPFACSVCGKSFSQRRTLTTHTRAHGGEKR, encoded by the exons ATGTGTGCGAAATGTGTGAAAGAAGAGGACGAGGAGACACGTTGTGACACTGAAAAGGAAGACGAGCCCCAACGTCACATTTTGGAGGCTGCTGGATCACGCGCAGCAG ACATCAGCCAAAAATGTGTTGGTCCTGAGCTGCAGGTGCGAGATGCGCCTCACGTTAAAGAGGAGCACGAGGAGCCTGCTGTCACTGCGTTTCCATTGAATGTCATTGTGAAGAGTGAAGAAGATGACGAAGAAGAGGGTGATGGAGACCACTGTGGAGGATCACGAGCAGATGGCCTCGTACCTCCACTGTCGGACAACAAAGCAccacgctcttctggcgctgaCGCTGATAAACACGCCGAAGCTCGTGTGAGGTGTCACAATGACAACAAACGCTGGAAATGTTCCCAAtgtgggaaaacattttcttcaaactCAGGTTTAAAGGAACACGTAAGAAtacacactggggagaaaccttttgcctgcttagTTTGCGGTAAAACGTTCACTCAGAAGGGACATTTGGGAACGCAcgcaagaacgcacactggcgAAAAACCCTTTTCCTGCTCAGTGTGCGGCGTTATATATGCTCGAAAGATTCTTTTGATCAATCACATGaggacacacactggtgagaagccttttttttgcacagtttgtggtaaaagatttgCTGGAAAGGAAAACTTGAGAAtacacatgagaacacacagTGTAGAGAAACCTTTCGCCTGCCCAATTTGCGATAAAAGATTCTCCGGAAAGGGGAACCTACAAACACACATAAGAACACACAGCGGAGAAAAACCCtttccctgctcagtttgtggtcaaaggttCTCTGAAAAGGGCAACTTAAGAAGACATAGAAGAACTCATATTGTagaaaaaccttttgcttgttcggtttgtggtaaaagattcactcagaaagtACATTTGGGAACCCATGCAAGAATCCACACaggggagaaacctttttcttgcTCAGATTGCGATAAAAGCTTCACTATAAAAAGAAGTTTAATAAGGCacgcaagaacacacactggagagaaaccctttGCCTGTTCGGTgtgtggtaaaagattctcaCTGAAGGCACATTTAAGAgcgcacacaagaacacacaccggtGAAAGACcgttttcctgcttagtttgtggtaaaagttTCTCCCAGAAGGGAAATTTAGAAGCACacgcaagaacacacactggagagaagcctttttcctgttcagtcTGCAACTTAACTTTCATCGATGCGACGGGACTAGTTCAACACATGCGAAcgcacactggggagaaaccgTTTGCATGTTCAGTTTGCGGGAAAAGCTTCTCTCAAAGACGCACTTTGACGACACACACGAGAGCACACGGGGGTGAGAAACGATGA